Within Bacteroidota bacterium, the genomic segment ATTACAAACGCTTTACGGCTTTCTGAATTATTTCATATTTTGTCAGCAGCGGCGATTGTATATGCAGGATCCATTGCCTCATTCGGACTCTTTTACTGGATAGGTGTTTTTATCTTTATCGGATTGTTAGTATATCAGCATACACTTGTTAAACCAAACAATCTGAGTAAAGTGAACATGGCATTTGCCACTACCAACGGTATTGCCAGTGTGTTGTTCTCCATATTTGTATTAATTGAATTGCTGAGCTGATGCTAAAGAAATTATTACGTATATCCTTATTTACCGGCCTTGCAGCCATTCTGCTGGTTACTGTATGCAATATCTGGATCGTACAGCAAACCAAAAAGCAGATCTATTCGGAAATTGCCGCTATTCCTGAAAATGAAGTCGGCCTGGTACTTGGCACAAGTAAGTATTTCGCGAATGGTTCCGGAAATTTGTTTTTCAAATACAGGATACAGGCAGCAGCGCAGCTTTTCAGGGCAGCCAAAATAAAACACATTATTGTGAGCGGCGATAATCATGTGCCTGAATACAACGAAGCGAAAGACATGAAAAAGGCTCTCCTTGCCGAAGGCATACCCGACAGCTGCATAACACTCGACTATGCAGGCTTCCGGACACTTGACTCGGTAGTGCGCTGCAAAAAGGTTTTTGGACAAAACAAGTTTACCATTATATCGCAGGAGTTCCACAACCAGCGCGCCTTGTTCATTAGCCGGCATTATGATATTGAAGCTGTCGCTTTCAATGCGCAGGCCGTGTCCGAAGAACTATCGGTAAATACAATTTTCAGGGAATACTTTGCCAAGTTCAAGGCGGTACTGGATATATACATTCTTCACCAGGAACCTAAATTCCTCGGTGATCCTATAAAGATCAATCTCTGATATATACAACTATCTTAAAGTCGTACTATTTCAGGTTCTGTTTAGTCAAAAATGTTTCCCTGAGATTTCTTATAAGTGTCTCTGACTCCAGGAAATTCAATGTTTGCTGGGCATCTGACATGGCCTCTTCTGGCTTTTCATGCATTTCATAAATGACACCGTCAGCACCGGCCATTACAGATGCAAGAGCCATTACACTTACATAATCACGCACTCCGATGCCGTGTGAAGGATCGGCGATCACAGGGAGATGAGTTTTCTCTTTCAAAACCGGAATTGCATTGAGGTCAAATGTGTTGCGGTACGCATTTTCATAAGTGCGGATACCACGCTCACAAAGCATCAGTTTTTCATTTCCATTTGAAAAAATATATTCGGCCGACTGGAGCAATTCATCGATCGTTCCGCTCATACCTCGCTTTATCAGAACAGCTTTATCAACCCGGCCCAGTTCATCAAGCAGATTGAAATTTTGTGAGTTACGCGCGCCAACCTGGTAAACATCAATATAATCATACATCTCCTCTATCTGACTTACCTGCATCACTTCCGTAATTATTTTAATTCCATTGGCCCTGCAAATTTTATGAAACATTTTTAATCCTTCCAGTCCAAGCCCGCGAAACGCATAAGGTGAACTTCTTGGTTTAAAAACACCTCCCCGCATGACTTTCACGCCATTCTCAACCAA encodes:
- a CDS encoding YdcF family protein; its protein translation is MLKKLLRISLFTGLAAILLVTVCNIWIVQQTKKQIYSEIAAIPENEVGLVLGTSKYFANGSGNLFFKYRIQAAAQLFRAAKIKHIIVSGDNHVPEYNEAKDMKKALLAEGIPDSCITLDYAGFRTLDSVVRCKKVFGQNKFTIISQEFHNQRALFISRHYDIEAVAFNAQAVSEELSVNTIFREYFAKFKAVLDIYILHQEPKFLGDPIKINL
- the aroF gene encoding 3-deoxy-7-phosphoheptulonate synthase, with protein sequence MIIQLEEKLKPKTKENIFSKVNFIGYKTTEVKTQKGNYLVCIGKNEFDIRDIGSLDGVKDVHRVSESYKLVSRKWKVSASEIDLGDKVVIKEGELAIMAGPCSIESEDQVLKIVKHLVENGVKVMRGGVFKPRSSPYAFRGLGLEGLKMFHKICRANGIKIITEVMQVSQIEEMYDYIDVYQVGARNSQNFNLLDELGRVDKAVLIKRGMSGTIDELLQSAEYIFSNGNEKLMLCERGIRTYENAYRNTFDLNAIPVLKEKTHLPVIADPSHGIGVRDYVSVMALASVMAGADGVIYEMHEKPEEAMSDAQQTLNFLESETLIRNLRETFLTKQNLK